One genomic region from Pseudoduganella lutea encodes:
- the fabI gene encoding enoyl-ACP reductase FabI, whose protein sequence is MAFLQGKKILITGLLSNRSIAYGIAQACHREGAELAFTYVGDRFKDRITDFAAEFGSKLVFDCDVASDEQIEALFRDLGQTWDSLDGFVHAIGFAPREAIAGEFLDGFSRENFRVAHDISAYSFPAMVKAALPMLKEGSSVLTLSYLGAMRAIPYYNTMGLAKASLEASVRYLAENLGQKGIRSNGISAGPIKTLAASGIKDFSKLLGFAASHAPLRRNVTIEEVGNTAAFLLSPLSSGITGDIIYVDGGFSHVMGLNASDYQ, encoded by the coding sequence ATGGCTTTCTTGCAAGGCAAAAAAATCCTCATCACCGGCCTGCTGTCCAACCGCTCGATCGCCTATGGCATCGCGCAGGCCTGCCACCGCGAAGGCGCCGAACTGGCCTTTACCTACGTTGGCGACCGCTTCAAGGACCGCATCACCGACTTCGCCGCCGAGTTCGGCAGCAAGCTGGTGTTCGATTGCGACGTGGCCAGCGATGAGCAGATCGAAGCGCTGTTCCGCGACCTGGGCCAGACCTGGGACAGCCTCGACGGGTTCGTGCACGCGATCGGCTTCGCGCCGCGCGAAGCGATTGCCGGTGAATTCCTCGATGGTTTCTCGCGTGAGAACTTCCGCGTGGCGCATGACATCTCGGCCTACAGCTTCCCGGCCATGGTGAAGGCCGCGCTGCCGATGCTGAAGGAAGGCTCGTCGGTGCTGACGCTGTCGTACCTGGGTGCCATGCGCGCGATTCCCTACTACAACACGATGGGCCTGGCCAAGGCCTCGCTGGAGGCATCGGTGCGCTACCTGGCCGAGAACCTGGGCCAGAAAGGCATCCGCTCGAACGGCATCTCGGCCGGCCCGATCAAGACGCTGGCCGCCTCGGGCATCAAGGATTTCTCGAAACTGCTGGGCTTTGCCGCCAGCCACGCGCCACTGCGCCGCAACGTGACGATCGAGGAAGTGGGCAACACGGCCGCATTCCTGCTGTCGCCGCTGTCCTCCGGCATCACCGGTGACATCATCTACGTCGACGGCGGCTTCTCGCATGTGATGGGCCTGAACGCCAGCGATTATCAATAA